A genomic segment from Propionibacteriaceae bacterium ZF39 encodes:
- the selD gene encoding selenide, water dikinase SelD, giving the protein MITIESTEKRLTQYAHGGGCASKIPAGELEQMVSGLVGMSSPDLVVGLDDGDDACAVTFGPDGDVIISTTDFFTPVVDDPFDWGRIAATNALSDVYAMGGVPILGINILGWPRGVLPVELAGEVLRGGLEACRAAGIPLAGGHSIDNPEPIYGVAVTGRGHRDRLLRNDAAQAGLPLSLTKPIGVGVLNNRHKATGERFEQAIASMTTLNADAAQAALAAGAKAATDVTGFGLLGHLYKMCRASGVSAVLNHKAVPVLEGARESMAEGFIPGGSRRNLDWVAPHLEADLDENEMILLADAQTSGGLLIAGEVPGGTVIGELVPATSPVIRVR; this is encoded by the coding sequence GTGATCACGATCGAATCGACGGAGAAACGACTGACGCAGTACGCCCATGGTGGGGGGTGTGCCTCAAAGATCCCGGCCGGCGAACTGGAGCAGATGGTCTCGGGATTGGTGGGGATGTCCTCCCCCGACCTCGTCGTGGGACTCGACGACGGTGACGATGCCTGCGCGGTGACGTTCGGGCCGGACGGAGATGTGATCATCTCGACGACCGACTTCTTCACCCCCGTGGTCGACGACCCCTTCGACTGGGGCCGGATCGCGGCGACGAATGCGCTGAGCGATGTGTACGCCATGGGTGGCGTCCCGATCCTCGGCATCAACATCCTCGGTTGGCCGCGCGGCGTGCTGCCGGTCGAGCTGGCGGGGGAAGTGCTCCGCGGTGGGCTCGAGGCCTGCCGAGCGGCCGGAATTCCTCTGGCGGGAGGGCATTCGATCGACAACCCCGAACCCATCTATGGCGTGGCCGTGACCGGACGCGGCCACCGCGACCGCCTGCTGCGCAACGATGCCGCGCAGGCCGGGCTCCCTCTGTCGCTGACCAAGCCGATCGGGGTTGGCGTACTCAACAATCGCCACAAGGCGACCGGCGAACGGTTCGAGCAGGCGATCGCGTCGATGACGACGCTGAACGCCGACGCTGCGCAGGCGGCCCTGGCGGCCGGCGCGAAGGCCGCGACCGATGTGACGGGCTTCGGGCTGCTCGGCCATCTCTACAAGATGTGCCGCGCCTCCGGCGTGTCGGCGGTCCTCAACCACAAGGCCGTCCCGGTCCTGGAAGGTGCACGCGAATCCATGGCCGAGGGGTTCATTCCCGGGGGCTCGCGTCGCAACCTCGACTGGGTCGCGCCCCACCTCGAGGCCGATCTGGACGAGAACGAGATGATCCTGTTGGCCGACGCCCAGACCTCCGGTGGTCTGCTGATCGCCGGCGAGGTGCCCGGCGGCACGGTGATCGGTGAGCTCGTGCCCGCCACGTCTCCGGTGATCCGGGTTCGTTGA
- a CDS encoding Gfo/Idh/MocA family oxidoreductase, protein MTEPWLRIALAGGGAFGTKHVQGLKRIDGVEVAAIVSYTLESAQAFAQEHGVGQAVSSLDEVLARDDIDAVILATPTPLHASQTVACLLAGKHVQIEIPLADSLADAEECLRVQQETGLVGMVGHTRRFNPSHQWVHQRIVGGEFHLQQLDVQTYFFRRQNLNALGEPRSWTDHLLWHHAAHTVDLFAYQTGSPIVQANAVAGPSHPELGIAMDMSIQLKAENGAICTLSLSFNNDGPLGTFFRYIGDTGTYIARYDDLVDGREEPIDVSGVAVSRDGIELQDREFVAAICEGREPNASLASVLPCYRVLADLEQQVDPQRRAHG, encoded by the coding sequence ATGACCGAACCGTGGCTCCGGATCGCCCTCGCCGGGGGCGGTGCTTTTGGCACCAAGCACGTCCAGGGGCTCAAGCGCATCGACGGCGTGGAGGTCGCGGCGATCGTCTCCTACACCCTCGAGTCCGCGCAGGCGTTCGCGCAGGAACACGGCGTGGGGCAGGCGGTCAGCTCGCTCGACGAGGTGCTGGCGCGCGACGACATCGACGCGGTCATCCTGGCGACCCCTACGCCGCTGCATGCCTCGCAGACCGTGGCCTGCCTGCTTGCCGGCAAACACGTGCAGATCGAGATCCCGCTCGCGGACTCCCTGGCCGATGCCGAGGAATGCCTGCGCGTGCAGCAGGAAACGGGACTGGTCGGGATGGTCGGTCACACGCGACGGTTCAACCCGAGTCACCAGTGGGTGCATCAGCGCATCGTGGGCGGAGAGTTCCACCTCCAGCAACTGGATGTGCAGACCTATTTCTTCCGACGCCAGAACCTCAACGCCCTGGGCGAGCCCCGGTCGTGGACCGATCATCTGCTGTGGCACCACGCGGCCCACACGGTCGACCTGTTCGCGTACCAGACCGGGTCGCCGATCGTGCAGGCCAACGCGGTCGCCGGACCGAGTCACCCCGAGCTGGGCATCGCCATGGACATGTCCATCCAGCTCAAGGCCGAGAACGGGGCGATCTGCACCCTGTCGCTGTCATTCAACAACGACGGACCGCTCGGCACCTTCTTCCGCTACATCGGCGACACGGGCACCTACATCGCTCGCTATGACGACCTCGTCGACGGCCGCGAGGAGCCCATCGACGTCAGCGGGGTCGCGGTGTCGAGGGATGGCATCGAACTCCAGGACCGCGAGTTCGTCGCGGCCATTTGCGAGGGGCGCGAACCCAATGCGTCGCTGGCGTCCGTATTGCCGTGCTATCGCGTGCTCGCCGACCTCGAACAGCAGGTCGATCCGCAGCGTCGGGCGCACGGCTGA
- the nrfD gene encoding NrfD/PsrC family molybdoenzyme membrane anchor subunit, whose translation MTDAKSGASSSATRAFDSDRPPAPERKPGERKKRRSGGDPNVVVPEAEFRSYYGHPVIQAPPWNWMIPTYLFLGGAAAGSGLLAAGGHFTGRKKLRTRGRWAAIIGVGLGGAALAGDLGRPERALNMMRTMKLTSPMSVGSWILAGFGAFAGAAVGIEVVRKWLPKEGPAGWTVALVDGLASAGSAFFAPPLAAYTGVLLSDTALPTWNESYRELPFVFVSSGIAAGSGLNMILAPTSETGPVRALAAIGAGAELWIGEMMTKRLGELAEPYHEEPAKTYHKASKILTAVGGLGAALLGGNKAGALLSGAALMAGSAFTRFAVFEAGMKSAEDPKYVIKPQRARAAKAAEEGRGVTQPGGEWPT comes from the coding sequence ATGACTGACGCCAAATCGGGCGCCTCGTCCAGCGCGACGCGTGCGTTCGACTCCGATCGGCCGCCCGCGCCCGAGCGGAAGCCGGGGGAGCGCAAGAAGCGCCGCAGCGGTGGCGACCCGAACGTGGTCGTCCCCGAGGCCGAGTTTCGGAGTTACTACGGGCATCCCGTCATCCAGGCTCCGCCGTGGAACTGGATGATCCCGACGTACCTCTTCCTCGGCGGCGCTGCCGCCGGCTCCGGGCTCCTCGCGGCCGGTGGGCATTTCACCGGTCGGAAGAAGCTGCGTACGCGGGGCCGCTGGGCCGCCATCATCGGTGTCGGTCTCGGTGGCGCGGCGCTGGCCGGTGACCTCGGTCGGCCCGAGCGAGCGCTGAACATGATGCGCACGATGAAGCTGACCTCGCCGATGTCGGTGGGCTCGTGGATCCTCGCCGGGTTCGGTGCCTTCGCCGGCGCAGCCGTGGGCATCGAGGTCGTCCGCAAGTGGTTGCCGAAGGAAGGCCCCGCGGGCTGGACCGTCGCCCTCGTCGACGGCCTGGCCTCTGCCGGTTCGGCGTTCTTCGCGCCGCCACTGGCCGCCTACACCGGCGTCCTGCTCTCGGACACCGCCCTGCCGACCTGGAACGAGTCCTATCGCGAGCTGCCGTTCGTGTTCGTCTCGTCCGGGATTGCGGCGGGATCGGGCCTGAACATGATCCTGGCCCCGACCTCCGAGACCGGCCCCGTGCGCGCCCTGGCCGCCATCGGCGCGGGTGCGGAACTCTGGATCGGCGAGATGATGACCAAGCGACTGGGCGAACTGGCCGAGCCCTATCACGAGGAGCCCGCGAAGACCTATCACAAGGCGTCCAAGATCCTCACCGCCGTCGGCGGACTCGGGGCGGCACTGCTGGGTGGCAACAAGGCCGGCGCGCTCCTCTCCGGTGCGGCGCTCATGGCCGGCTCGGCGTTCACCCGCTTCGCGGTCTTCGAAGCCGGCATGAAGTCGGCCGAGGATCCGAAATATGTGATCAAGCCCCAGCGGGCCCGGGCAGCCAAGGCCGCCGAAGAGGGCCGTGGGGTCACCCAGCCCGGCGGCGAATGGCCGACCTGA
- a CDS encoding 4Fe-4S dicluster domain-containing protein: protein MGFWRQQLFGPTDPARDAAWDDKPKRKGFFTDTSICIGCKACEVACKEWNRVPTRMPSPANRHGLVKGMTAESYDNSGHLGADTWRHVAFIEQGPDQLERARATGAATVSLGMPSVRSKDSSVGGASDNGPLIGSGGVATLAPTEEGLTASPDLPPVRWLMSSDVCKHCTHAGCLDVCPTGALFRTEFGTVVVQADVCNGCGYCVSACPFGVIGRRSNGVVELGDGTQGLPVNPGVAQKCTLCYDRLKHGQTPACAQTCPTSSIKFGDHDEMVAAARQRLEDLHALGHTEARLYGANPDDGVGGTGSVFLLMDEPEAYGLPPDPLVPTARVGQMFTMAGFAGTALMAVCVTVFSGFAALGRKR, encoded by the coding sequence ATGGGATTCTGGCGCCAGCAACTGTTCGGCCCCACCGACCCGGCCCGCGATGCGGCCTGGGATGACAAGCCGAAGCGCAAGGGCTTCTTCACCGACACGTCGATCTGCATCGGCTGCAAGGCCTGTGAAGTTGCGTGCAAGGAATGGAACCGGGTCCCCACCCGGATGCCGAGCCCGGCCAACCGGCATGGCCTGGTCAAGGGCATGACGGCCGAGTCCTATGACAACTCCGGTCACCTGGGTGCGGACACGTGGCGACATGTCGCGTTCATCGAGCAGGGCCCCGACCAGCTCGAACGGGCCCGTGCGACGGGAGCGGCGACGGTCAGCCTGGGCATGCCCAGCGTCCGCAGCAAGGACTCCTCGGTCGGTGGTGCTTCCGACAACGGTCCGCTGATCGGCTCAGGTGGCGTCGCCACCCTGGCGCCGACCGAAGAGGGCCTGACGGCGAGCCCGGACCTGCCGCCGGTGCGCTGGCTGATGAGCTCGGATGTCTGCAAGCACTGCACCCACGCGGGCTGTCTCGATGTGTGCCCCACGGGTGCGCTGTTCCGGACCGAGTTCGGCACGGTCGTCGTCCAGGCCGACGTCTGCAACGGCTGCGGCTATTGCGTGAGCGCCTGCCCGTTCGGCGTGATCGGCCGCCGGTCGAACGGCGTGGTCGAGTTGGGAGACGGTACGCAGGGTCTGCCGGTCAATCCCGGTGTCGCCCAGAAGTGCACGCTGTGTTATGACCGGCTCAAGCATGGTCAGACGCCGGCGTGCGCCCAGACCTGCCCGACCAGCAGCATCAAGTTCGGCGACCATGACGAGATGGTGGCGGCCGCGCGGCAGCGACTCGAGGACCTGCACGCCCTGGGCCACACCGAGGCCCGGCTCTATGGCGCCAACCCGGATGACGGCGTCGGCGGCACCGGCTCGGTGTTCCTGCTCATGGATGAGCCCGAGGCGTACGGCCTGCCGCCGGACCCGCTCGTGCCGACCGCACGAGTGGGCCAGATGTTCACGATGGCCGGCTTTGCCGGGACCGCGCTGATGGCTGTGTGCGTCACCGTGTTCTCGGGATTCGCCGCGCTGGGGAGGAAACGATGA